A single region of the Halorussus gelatinilyticus genome encodes:
- a CDS encoding DUF7556 family protein, which translates to MSWTLPTAELDESFEDGEVMFAVDDTDDERTTVIADVSNDEAYLAMPFEESRTLSQWR; encoded by the coding sequence CTGAGTTGGACACTCCCCACCGCAGAACTGGACGAATCGTTCGAAGACGGCGAAGTCATGTTCGCCGTGGACGACACGGACGACGAACGCACGACGGTCATCGCCGACGTGTCGAACGACGAAGCGTATCTGGCGATGCCGTTCGAAGAGTCCCGGACGCTCTCGCAGTGGCGATAG
- a CDS encoding XapX domain-containing protein: MNVILTLLALLTGFLTGALFTFLGIPLPAPPELPGLVGIVGVYLGYRAVEYFDAGIDLLAALGLAG, translated from the coding sequence ATGAACGTGATACTCACGCTCCTCGCGCTGCTGACGGGGTTTTTGACGGGCGCGCTGTTCACTTTCCTCGGCATCCCGCTGCCCGCGCCGCCCGAACTCCCCGGTTTGGTCGGCATCGTCGGCGTCTATCTCGGATACAGGGCGGTCGAGTACTTCGACGCGGGTATCGACCTGCTCGCGGCGCTCGGACTGGCGGGATGA